In one window of Orcinus orca chromosome 17, mOrcOrc1.1, whole genome shotgun sequence DNA:
- the HEY1 gene encoding hairy/enhancer-of-split related with YRPW motif protein 1 isoform X2 has product MTVEERNLLWLSRENPKEGYFDAHALAMDYRSLGFRECLAEVARYLSIIEGLDATDPLRVRLVSHLNNYASQREAASGAHAGLGHIPWGSAFGHHPHVAHPLLLPQNGHGNTGTTASPTEPHHQGRLATAHPEASALRAPPSGSLGPVLPVVTSASKLSPPLLSSVASLSAFPFSFGSFHLLSPNALSPSAPTQAANLGKPYRPWGTEIGAF; this is encoded by the coding sequence GCTATTTTGACGCGCACGCGCTTGCTATGGACTATCGGAGTTTGGGGTTTCGGGAATGCCTGGCAGAAGTCGCCCGTTACCTGAGCATCATTGAAGGACTAGATGCCACGGACCCGCTTCGAGTTCGACTGGTCTCACATCTGAACAACTATGCCTCCCAGCGGGAAGCGGCAAGCGGCGCTCACGCAGGCCTTGGACACATTCCCTGGGGAAGTGCTTTCGGACATCACCCGCACGTCGCGCACCCCCTGTTGCTGCCCCAGAATGGCCACGGGAACACTGGCACCACGGCCTCGCCCacggaaccccaccaccagggcAGGTTGGCCACGGCACATCCGGAGGCGTCGGCTTTGCGGGCGCCCCCTAGCGGCAGCCTTGGACCGGTGCTCCCCGTGGTCACCTCCGCCTCCAAACTCTCGCCGCCTCTGCTCTCCTCGGTGGCCTCCCTGTCGGCCTTCCCCTTCTCTTTTGGCTCCTTCCACTTACTCTCTCCCAATGCACTGAGCCCTTCGGCACCCACGCAGGCAGCAAATCTTGGCAAACCCTATAGACCTTGGGGGACGGAGATTGGAGCTTTTTAA